The following are from one region of the Bradyrhizobium septentrionale genome:
- a CDS encoding PDZ domain-containing protein encodes MYKHLIGLLCSILLSVVLATPGSALDLGRRGLLGITATPLPAGTGSIGPGVLAARVIAGSPAAQAGVVSGDVVVSVDGTRLAAVDDFLREVRLHRAGDTIRVELRRAGQPLTLAITLGAVPFETASGVDFTYDAVTTPTGLRRTIMTTPQAPAAGRRPAVLLIGGIGSYSVDYSFDPDHDVAEPYRRLLTALTRRGFVTLRVEKSGVGDSEGPPAKEVDLEGELAGYVAGLRMLKQRPEVDPERVFILGHSIGSVEAPMAAARDPVRGIVVMQGVGTTWFEYELVNVRRQLQLEGLAPAAVADRMALKEWAMHRLLIEGQPRAALLAERPAAAAMIKYPASDAYLRQVAALNLPALWAPLDLPVLVVYGNADFITGEADSRAILQNVNSAHPGRGELRIIDHMDHYLTDAADQATSFKAPRAWDLTPARHPAYQTAIESVVGDWLVAQAGHSG; translated from the coding sequence ATGTACAAGCACCTGATCGGACTGCTTTGCTCGATCCTGCTCTCGGTCGTCCTGGCGACCCCGGGGTCGGCGCTCGATCTCGGACGTCGCGGACTGCTCGGCATTACGGCCACGCCGCTGCCGGCAGGAACCGGCTCGATTGGGCCTGGCGTGCTGGCCGCGCGCGTCATCGCCGGCTCGCCGGCCGCTCAAGCCGGCGTCGTCTCCGGTGATGTCGTGGTGTCGGTGGACGGCACGCGGCTCGCCGCAGTTGACGACTTCTTGCGCGAGGTGCGGCTGCACCGCGCCGGCGACACCATCCGCGTCGAGCTGCGCCGCGCCGGCCAACCCCTCACACTGGCCATCACGCTCGGCGCTGTACCGTTCGAGACTGCCTCCGGCGTCGATTTCACCTATGACGCCGTCACAACGCCGACCGGACTTCGGCGCACGATCATGACCACGCCGCAGGCGCCTGCTGCCGGTCGGCGACCGGCGGTGCTGCTGATCGGCGGCATCGGCAGCTACAGCGTCGACTATTCCTTCGATCCCGATCACGACGTCGCCGAGCCCTACCGGCGCCTGCTCACCGCCCTCACGCGCCGCGGCTTCGTCACTCTCAGGGTTGAGAAGAGCGGCGTCGGCGACAGCGAAGGGCCGCCGGCCAAGGAAGTGGATCTCGAAGGCGAGCTCGCCGGTTACGTCGCCGGCCTGCGGATGCTCAAGCAGCGGCCGGAGGTCGATCCCGAGCGGGTCTTCATTCTGGGCCACAGCATCGGCAGCGTGGAAGCGCCGATGGCCGCGGCACGCGACCCGGTGCGTGGCATCGTCGTCATGCAAGGCGTGGGCACGACGTGGTTCGAGTACGAGCTCGTCAATGTGCGCCGGCAATTGCAACTGGAAGGGCTGGCGCCTGCCGCGGTCGCCGACCGCATGGCGCTCAAGGAATGGGCGATGCATCGCCTCCTGATCGAGGGCCAGCCACGCGCGGCGCTGCTGGCTGAACGGCCGGCCGCTGCAGCGATGATCAAGTATCCGGCTTCGGACGCTTACCTGCGCCAGGTCGCCGCTCTCAACCTGCCGGCGTTGTGGGCGCCGCTCGACCTGCCCGTGCTGGTGGTTTACGGAAACGCGGATTTTATCACCGGTGAAGCCGACAGCCGGGCGATTCTGCAGAACGTCAACAGCGCCCACCCCGGCCGCGGCGAGCTCAGGATCATCGACCACATGGACCACTACCTGACTGATGCCGCCGACCAGGCAACGAGCTTCAAGGCTCCGCGGGCGTGGGATCTGACGCCGGCGCGGCATCCGGCCTACCAAACAGCGATCGAGTCGGTCGTCGGCGATTGGCTGGTGGCCCAAGCTGGCCACAGCGGTTGA
- the kynU gene encoding kynureninase, translated as MTDFKRTQSLFNLPDGVIYLDGNSLGPLPVAVSERVHRMISEEWGKQLIGGWNSAGWMVQPRRIGDRIGRLIGAPGGTVVVGDTLSIKVYQALASALELNPSRRMVLTDNGNFPSDLYIAEGLLRTLDRGYTLRVVAPDDVEAAIDDTIAATMLTEVDYRTGRLHDMAALTQKAHSAGAITIWDLAHSAGAIPVDVLGAKADFAVGCTYKYLNAGPGAPAFIYVAPQHAENARPALSGWMGHQSPFAFDLDYRPGSGIERMRVGTPPVIAMAALDAALDVWDGVSMNDVRQASIALAELFIREVEARCQELKLASPRDGSKRGSQVSFRHDNGYAIMQALIARGVIGDFRAPDAIRFGFTPLYIGETEVRAAVDVIADVIANRRWDTAEYRKRALVT; from the coding sequence ATGACCGATTTCAAACGAACGCAATCGCTGTTCAACCTGCCGGATGGCGTGATCTACCTGGACGGCAATTCGCTCGGCCCGTTGCCCGTTGCGGTCTCGGAACGCGTCCACCGCATGATATCGGAGGAATGGGGAAAGCAACTGATCGGAGGCTGGAACAGCGCCGGCTGGATGGTCCAGCCGCGCCGGATCGGCGACCGCATCGGCCGCCTGATTGGCGCGCCGGGGGGCACGGTGGTCGTCGGCGACACGCTCTCGATCAAGGTATACCAGGCGCTGGCCTCGGCGCTCGAGCTCAACCCGTCGCGGCGCATGGTGTTGACCGACAACGGAAACTTTCCGTCCGATCTCTACATCGCCGAAGGTCTGCTCAGGACGCTCGACCGAGGATATACGCTCAGGGTCGTCGCGCCTGACGACGTCGAAGCCGCCATCGACGACACGATCGCTGCGACGATGCTGACCGAGGTCGACTACCGCACCGGTCGGCTTCACGACATGGCCGCGCTGACGCAGAAGGCGCACAGCGCCGGCGCCATCACGATCTGGGATCTGGCACATTCCGCGGGCGCGATCCCGGTTGACGTGCTGGGCGCGAAAGCGGATTTCGCGGTTGGCTGCACCTACAAATATCTCAATGCCGGCCCCGGCGCGCCGGCCTTCATCTACGTGGCGCCTCAGCATGCCGAGAACGCACGGCCGGCGCTGTCGGGATGGATGGGACATCAGTCGCCGTTTGCATTCGATCTCGACTACCGGCCCGGCTCGGGGATCGAGCGGATGCGGGTCGGAACGCCGCCGGTGATTGCGATGGCCGCGCTGGACGCCGCGCTCGATGTTTGGGACGGCGTCAGCATGAACGACGTGCGTCAGGCGTCGATCGCGCTCGCCGAGCTGTTCATCCGCGAAGTGGAGGCGCGCTGCCAGGAGCTGAAGCTGGCCTCACCGCGCGACGGGAGCAAACGCGGCAGCCAGGTCTCGTTCCGTCACGACAATGGGTACGCGATCATGCAGGCACTGATCGCGCGCGGCGTGATCGGCGATTTCCGGGCGCCGGACGCGATACGGTTCGGCTTCACGCCGCTTTACATCGGGGAAACGGAGGTTCGCGCCGCGGTCGACGTGATCGCTGACGTCATCGCCAACCGACGGTGGGACACCGCCGAATATCGCAAAAGGGCCCTGGTGACATGA
- a CDS encoding sensor histidine kinase, producing MFRFKSLTSRIVFLHIVAVAVAAIFLPLLLLWLLNTEIDHLHREAMRDQAADLGQNLSVGSSGKVSLNLPDSLRGLYSDAYGRYRYDIYDADGRVLFSSHREAPPLPASVDRISGASVTRLLGDQTLRIQVAEDLSHRDVIIDDIVTNFFRRVGWITIPILLILLAADILIFRRAIVPLLRASEEARSIGPARTDIRLPTEGIPTEILPLVTAVNQAFDRLEDGFHVQRQFTADAAHQLRTPLAILRTRIETLNAAKGTSELHADIESMSRIVNQLLEIAELDTLVLDPGETADLRAVCAEVVGSIAPYALAQQKDIALRGTDSAVRVRGNAEMLQRAIFNLAENAIKYTADATSVDVEVHEDGSVQVRDCGPGIAPAEQGLIFQRFWRGDRQCTDGAGLGLSIVRGVVDDHDATVRVENLPAGGAQFTLRFRLAEAEPAS from the coding sequence GTGTTCCGCTTCAAGTCGCTGACCTCGCGGATCGTGTTCCTGCACATCGTGGCGGTTGCGGTCGCTGCGATCTTCCTGCCGCTCTTGCTGCTGTGGCTGTTGAATACCGAGATCGACCATCTGCATCGCGAGGCGATGCGCGATCAGGCCGCCGATCTCGGCCAGAACCTCTCGGTCGGTTCCAGCGGCAAGGTATCGCTCAATCTGCCTGACAGCCTGAGGGGGCTCTATTCCGACGCCTATGGCCGCTACCGCTACGACATCTACGATGCGGACGGCCGCGTGCTGTTTTCGTCGCATCGCGAGGCGCCGCCACTGCCGGCCTCGGTCGACCGGATCTCCGGTGCCAGCGTCACCAGGCTGCTCGGCGACCAGACGCTGCGCATCCAGGTCGCCGAGGACCTGTCGCATCGCGACGTCATCATCGATGACATCGTCACCAACTTCTTCCGGCGGGTGGGCTGGATCACGATCCCGATCCTGCTGATCCTGCTTGCCGCCGATATCCTGATCTTCCGCCGCGCAATTGTCCCGTTGTTGCGCGCCTCGGAGGAAGCCAGAAGCATCGGACCGGCCAGGACCGACATCCGTCTGCCGACCGAGGGGATTCCGACCGAGATCCTGCCGCTGGTGACCGCCGTCAACCAGGCGTTCGACCGGCTGGAGGACGGCTTTCACGTACAGCGCCAGTTCACCGCCGACGCCGCGCATCAGCTTCGCACCCCGCTCGCGATCCTCAGGACCCGGATCGAGACGCTGAACGCGGCCAAGGGGACCAGCGAGCTGCATGCCGACATCGAGAGCATGAGCCGCATCGTCAACCAGCTGCTCGAGATCGCGGAGCTCGATACGCTGGTGCTGGATCCCGGCGAGACCGCGGACCTGCGCGCGGTGTGCGCCGAGGTGGTCGGCTCGATCGCGCCCTATGCGCTGGCGCAGCAGAAGGACATCGCGCTTCGCGGCACCGACAGTGCGGTCCGGGTCAGGGGCAATGCCGAGATGCTGCAGCGGGCGATCTTCAATCTGGCGGAGAACGCCATCAAGTACACCGCCGATGCGACCTCGGTCGATGTCGAGGTGCACGAAGATGGCTCGGTGCAGGTGCGCGACTGCGGGCCGGGGATTGCGCCCGCCGAGCAGGGCCTGATCTTCCAGCGCTTCTGGCGCGGCGATCGGCAGTGCACGGACGGCGCGGGGCTCGGGCTCTCGATCGTGCGCGGCGTCGTCGACGATCACGATGCGACGGTGAGGGTGGAGAACCTGCCGGCCGGCGGTGCCCAGTTCACGCTGCGCTTCCGCCTTGCCGAGGCGGAGCCGGCGTCGTGA
- a CDS encoding response regulator transcription factor has protein sequence MRLLIVEDNVELSRLLASGLMAAGYESDVVNSVAEARDALRSVTYAAMILDLGLPDGDGLSVLSELRRKTDPLPVLVLTARNGLQDRVNGLRSGADDYLAKPFALEELVARLEAILRRPGQLLGSSLKLANLVYDTESKQVFVDGAPHVFSARETSVLEILLRRQGRVVPKKNVEDHIFGLSGEVASNAVEVYVSRLRKLLAEHHAKIIIHTIRGVGYLMAEEK, from the coding sequence ATGCGCCTTTTGATCGTCGAGGACAATGTCGAGCTCTCGAGACTTCTCGCCAGCGGGCTGATGGCGGCGGGGTATGAATCCGATGTCGTCAACAGCGTTGCCGAGGCGCGTGATGCGCTGCGCAGCGTCACCTATGCCGCCATGATCCTCGATCTCGGGCTGCCCGACGGCGACGGCCTGTCGGTGCTGTCGGAGCTTCGCCGCAAGACCGACCCGCTGCCGGTGCTGGTGCTGACCGCGCGCAACGGCCTGCAGGATCGGGTCAACGGCCTGCGCAGCGGCGCGGACGACTATCTGGCGAAGCCGTTCGCGCTGGAAGAGCTGGTGGCGCGGCTCGAAGCCATCCTGCGCCGACCCGGCCAGCTGCTCGGCTCGTCGCTGAAGCTCGCTAATCTGGTCTACGACACCGAGAGCAAGCAGGTGTTCGTCGACGGTGCGCCGCACGTGTTCTCGGCGCGCGAGACGTCGGTGCTGGAGATCCTGCTGCGGCGGCAGGGGCGGGTGGTGCCGAAGAAGAACGTCGAGGACCACATCTTCGGGCTGTCGGGCGAGGTCGCCTCGAACGCAGTCGAGGTCTATGTGTCGCGCCTGCGCAAGCTGCTCGCCGAGCACCACGCCAAGATCATCATCCACACCATTCGCGGCGTCGGCTATCTGATGGCGGAGGAGAAGTAG
- a CDS encoding TRAP transporter large permease gives MITLEMMPPLMFGGLILAMLIGFPVAFTLAALGLSFGFLSIYLGFFDMNFLQAIPGRIFGSVLSNELLLAIPFFTFMGAILERCGLAEDMLDSMGQLFGPIRGGLGYSVIIVGFILGAITGTVAAQVIAMALISMPVMLRYGYNVRYITGVLAASGTITQLVPPSLVLIVMADQLGKSVGDMYLGAWGPSVLQIALFASYTFLLGIFKPSHVPAVPKEARTLTGWPLWRKCLMGIIPSAVLIFVVLGTMMLGLATPTEAGAMGAIGAIVLAAIHHKDLSNKGHKMLLIGIAATGIGTIIGMLIGDGKLFKLTFAVVYLAVVWLCLEAVRIPDLRGLIKQGYESTMRLSTMVVFILIGSTCFSVVFLGVSGGVWLEHHLTSLPGGVWGFLIFINLFIFFLAFFLDFFEIAFIILPMIAPIAQKVLGPVVGPDAALIWFGVMLCVNMQTSFLHPPFGFALFYLRGVAPKEVKSSDIYWGALPWIGLQAIMVAIVIAFPVVVTALLDKPLDVDLSKIKIEVPQIELPPLDFGQPKQ, from the coding sequence ATGATCACGCTGGAAATGATGCCGCCACTGATGTTCGGCGGCTTGATTCTGGCCATGTTGATCGGATTCCCGGTAGCCTTCACGCTGGCCGCGCTCGGGCTGTCGTTCGGCTTCCTGTCGATCTATCTCGGCTTCTTCGACATGAACTTCCTGCAGGCCATTCCGGGCCGCATTTTCGGCAGCGTGCTCTCCAACGAATTGCTGTTGGCGATTCCCTTCTTCACCTTCATGGGCGCGATATTGGAGCGATGCGGGCTGGCCGAGGACATGCTGGATTCGATGGGCCAGCTGTTCGGCCCGATCCGCGGCGGCCTCGGCTACTCCGTGATCATCGTCGGATTCATCCTCGGCGCAATCACCGGCACGGTGGCGGCGCAAGTCATCGCCATGGCGCTGATCTCGATGCCGGTGATGCTTCGTTACGGCTACAATGTGCGCTACATCACCGGCGTGCTGGCCGCCTCCGGCACCATCACCCAATTGGTGCCGCCCTCGCTGGTGCTGATCGTGATGGCCGATCAGCTCGGCAAGTCGGTCGGCGACATGTATCTCGGCGCCTGGGGACCGTCGGTGCTGCAGATCGCCCTGTTCGCCAGCTACACGTTCCTGCTCGGCATCTTCAAGCCAAGTCACGTCCCTGCGGTTCCAAAGGAAGCGCGGACGCTGACGGGCTGGCCGCTCTGGCGCAAATGCCTGATGGGCATCATTCCGTCGGCCGTGCTGATCTTCGTGGTGCTGGGCACCATGATGCTCGGCCTGGCGACGCCGACGGAAGCCGGTGCGATGGGTGCGATCGGCGCCATCGTTCTCGCCGCGATCCACCACAAGGATCTGAGCAACAAGGGCCACAAGATGCTGCTGATCGGCATCGCGGCCACCGGCATCGGCACGATCATCGGAATGCTCATCGGCGATGGAAAACTGTTCAAGTTGACTTTCGCGGTGGTCTATCTCGCCGTCGTCTGGCTCTGTCTTGAAGCCGTCCGCATCCCCGACCTGCGCGGCCTGATCAAGCAGGGCTACGAGTCGACCATGCGCCTCTCCACCATGGTGGTGTTCATCCTGATCGGCTCGACCTGCTTCTCGGTGGTGTTCCTCGGCGTCTCCGGCGGCGTCTGGCTCGAGCACCATCTGACCTCGCTGCCCGGCGGCGTCTGGGGCTTCCTGATCTTCATCAACCTCTTCATCTTCTTCCTGGCGTTCTTCCTCGACTTCTTCGAGATCGCTTTCATCATCCTGCCGATGATCGCGCCGATCGCGCAGAAGGTATTGGGGCCGGTCGTGGGACCTGATGCCGCGCTGATCTGGTTCGGCGTCATGCTTTGCGTCAACATGCAGACCTCGTTCCTGCATCCGCCGTTCGGCTTCGCGCTGTTCTATTTGCGCGGCGTGGCGCCGAAGGAAGTGAAGAGCTCCGACATCTATTGGGGCGCCCTGCCCTGGATCGGCCTGCAGGCGATCATGGTGGCGATCGTGATTGCTTTCCCGGTCGTGGTGACCGCCCTGCTCGACAAGCCGCTCGACGTCGATCTCAGCAAGATCAAGATCGAGGTGCCGCAGATCGAGCTGCCGCCGCTCGATTTCGGCCAGCCGAAGCAGTAG
- a CDS encoding alpha/beta hydrolase, protein MIFHQVSDWNDAYANAANIPGGERWPGAWVQPAEAYRDELQGTARARLDISYGENARNRLDLFLPQRSPQGLVVFVHGGFWRAFDKSYWSNLARGSVDSGYAVAMPSYTLCPAVRIADITREVGAAVERAASMVEGPLFLTGHSAGGHLVTRMISATSPLPDQVRARIQHTLSISGLHDLRPLMKTAMTADLRIDEAEAWAESPALLHPLPEARVTCWVGGAERPEFIRQNALLANIWTGLGARTCIIEEPGRHHFDVIDGLADHRHPMVRALLSAT, encoded by the coding sequence ATGATTTTCCATCAGGTTTCCGACTGGAATGATGCCTATGCCAACGCCGCCAACATCCCCGGCGGCGAACGCTGGCCGGGGGCGTGGGTGCAGCCGGCTGAGGCCTATCGTGATGAACTCCAGGGCACCGCCCGCGCCAGGCTCGACATCAGCTATGGCGAGAACGCACGGAACCGGCTTGACTTGTTCCTCCCGCAACGTTCGCCCCAGGGCCTGGTCGTGTTTGTCCATGGTGGCTTCTGGCGCGCGTTCGACAAGAGCTACTGGTCGAACCTGGCGCGCGGCTCCGTCGACAGCGGCTATGCGGTGGCGATGCCGTCCTACACGCTGTGCCCTGCTGTTCGCATCGCTGACATCACGCGTGAGGTCGGCGCCGCGGTCGAGCGGGCCGCCTCGATGGTCGAGGGGCCGCTATTTCTGACAGGCCACTCCGCGGGCGGCCACCTGGTCACGCGCATGATCTCGGCGACGTCGCCGCTGCCGGATCAGGTGCGGGCGCGCATACAACACACGCTCTCGATTTCCGGCCTTCATGACTTGCGGCCGCTCATGAAGACCGCCATGACCGCCGATCTCAGGATTGATGAGGCGGAAGCATGGGCCGAAAGCCCGGCATTGCTGCACCCATTGCCCGAGGCACGGGTGACCTGCTGGGTCGGCGGCGCGGAGCGTCCGGAGTTCATCCGTCAGAATGCCCTGCTGGCCAACATCTGGACCGGCCTCGGGGCGCGGACCTGCATCATCGAGGAACCCGGCCGGCATCATTTCGATGTCATTGATGGTCTTGCCGATCACCGTCATCCGATGGTCCGGGCGCTGTTGTCTGCCACCTAA
- the kynA gene encoding tryptophan 2,3-dioxygenase, producing MTDKPYDPSQEGAQMSFAGRMSYSDYLNLELVLGAQKPLSGAHDELLFIIQHQTSELWMKLAIHEICSAITAIRQDQLQSAFKMLSRMARIFEQLNNAWDVLRTMTPSEYTKFRDRLGQSSGFQSYQYRAIEFLAGNRNLAMLHPHDHRGDIVARLEEILAAPSLYDEALLLLGRNGFDIGEDAHRTDWRATRSENDKVLAAWKTIYASPGTYWMFYELAEKLVDFEDYFRRWRFNHVTTVERIIGLKQGTGGTSGVSYLRRMLEIVLFPELWKVRTEL from the coding sequence ATGACCGACAAACCCTACGACCCCTCCCAGGAAGGCGCCCAGATGTCGTTTGCGGGACGCATGTCTTACAGCGACTATCTGAATCTGGAACTTGTGCTGGGAGCCCAGAAGCCGCTCTCGGGCGCGCATGACGAATTGCTGTTCATCATCCAGCACCAAACGTCCGAGCTCTGGATGAAGCTTGCGATACACGAAATCTGCTCGGCGATCACAGCCATTCGCCAGGATCAGCTTCAGTCCGCCTTCAAGATGCTATCGCGCATGGCGCGGATCTTCGAGCAACTCAACAATGCCTGGGACGTGTTGCGGACGATGACGCCGAGCGAATACACCAAGTTTCGCGACCGGCTCGGACAGTCCTCCGGCTTCCAGTCATACCAGTACCGTGCGATCGAATTCCTGGCCGGCAACCGCAACCTGGCGATGCTGCACCCGCACGATCATCGCGGCGACATCGTCGCGAGGCTGGAGGAGATTCTTGCCGCACCCAGCCTCTACGACGAGGCCTTGCTTCTGCTCGGACGCAATGGCTTCGATATCGGCGAGGACGCGCATCGCACCGATTGGCGCGCGACGCGGAGCGAAAATGACAAGGTTCTGGCCGCCTGGAAGACGATCTACGCTTCTCCCGGAACCTACTGGATGTTCTACGAACTGGCGGAGAAACTGGTCGATTTCGAGGATTATTTCCGCCGCTGGCGCTTCAACCACGTCACCACGGTCGAGCGCATCATCGGCCTGAAGCAAGGTACCGGCGGCACCTCCGGCGTCTCCTATCTGCGCAGGATGCTCGAGATCGTGCTGTTCCCGGAGCTCTGGAAGGTGAGAACAGAGCTGTAG
- a CDS encoding M20/M25/M40 family metallo-hydrolase — MPQSRSARSFVRPLMLSLGLAVAAPVAHAAPEADLRALAQQEQQPLLDTLRDLVQIESGSKDIEGLNQIAERIAGQLKQIGGAVEILQTTDIYRLDDTPEKIGPAVQAVFKGTGSAKILLIAHMDTVYLKGMLKDQPFRVDGDKAYGLGIADDKQGIATIIHAVALLQKLNFKDYGTLTVLINGDEEISSPGWRSTITRVAAEQDAVFSFEGSDASGTLRLATSGIGSAYLTVQGKSSHAGARPEGGVNALYELSHQVLQMKDLSKPEQGLKLNWTVSKSGTNRNVIPAEATAQADARALKVADFDELEKALQDKIKNRLLPDTKVNVKFEVRRPPLEANDASRRVASHGKTIYQDLGMSLNVAEIATGGGTDAAFAALKTKGAVVEGMGLSGFGAHSNDAEYVQINSIVPRLYLTTRMIMDLSDGKVK; from the coding sequence ATGCCCCAATCGCGTTCCGCCCGCTCGTTCGTTCGCCCGCTGATGCTATCGCTCGGCCTGGCCGTTGCCGCGCCCGTGGCGCATGCGGCGCCGGAGGCCGACCTTCGCGCGCTGGCGCAGCAGGAGCAGCAGCCGCTGCTCGACACCCTGCGCGACCTCGTGCAGATCGAATCCGGCAGCAAGGACATCGAGGGCCTGAACCAGATCGCCGAGCGCATCGCCGGACAGCTCAAGCAGATCGGCGGCGCGGTCGAGATCCTGCAAACCACCGACATCTATCGGCTGGACGACACGCCCGAGAAGATCGGCCCCGCCGTGCAGGCCGTTTTCAAGGGCACCGGCAGCGCGAAGATCTTGCTGATCGCGCACATGGACACGGTGTATCTCAAGGGCATGCTGAAGGACCAACCCTTCCGCGTCGATGGCGACAAAGCCTATGGGCTCGGCATTGCCGACGACAAGCAGGGCATCGCCACCATCATCCATGCCGTCGCGCTGCTGCAGAAGCTCAACTTCAAGGACTACGGCACCCTCACCGTGCTGATCAACGGCGACGAGGAAATCAGTTCGCCCGGCTGGCGCAGCACCATCACCCGCGTCGCCGCGGAGCAGGATGCCGTGTTCTCGTTCGAAGGCAGCGACGCCAGCGGCACGCTCCGCCTCGCCACCAGCGGCATCGGCTCGGCCTATCTCACGGTGCAGGGCAAGTCGTCGCATGCCGGCGCCAGGCCCGAAGGCGGCGTCAATGCGCTCTATGAGCTGTCGCACCAGGTGCTGCAGATGAAGGACCTGTCCAAGCCCGAGCAGGGCCTGAAGCTGAACTGGACGGTTTCCAAGTCCGGCACCAACCGCAACGTGATCCCCGCCGAGGCCACCGCCCAAGCCGATGCGCGCGCGCTCAAGGTTGCGGATTTCGACGAGCTCGAGAAGGCCCTGCAGGACAAGATCAAGAACCGCCTGCTACCCGACACCAAGGTGAACGTGAAATTCGAGGTGCGTCGCCCGCCGCTCGAAGCCAACGACGCTTCGCGCCGCGTGGCAAGCCACGGCAAGACGATCTATCAGGACCTGGGCATGTCGCTGAACGTGGCCGAGATAGCCACCGGCGGCGGCACCGACGCGGCATTCGCCGCCCTCAAGACCAAGGGAGCCGTGGTGGAAGGCATGGGCCTGTCCGGCTTCGGCGCCCACTCCAACGATGCGGAATACGTGCAGATCAACAGCATCGTGCCGCGCCTGTACCTGACCACCCGCATGATCATGGACCTGTCCGACGGCAAGGTGAAATAG
- a CDS encoding TRAP transporter small permease subunit → MRPLLALSTVIDQLNEKLGGICNWLVLAACVVSAANAMIRYAFGYSSNAWLELQWYMFAVFVMFGASYTFKKNEHVRVEILYLMLSERGQLWLDMIGTLFFLIPSCLLLSYLSWPFFYQAYEVGEISSNAGGLVRWPIKLVVPVGFVFLALQGVSEVIKRIAALKGYVVIDAKYERPTQ, encoded by the coding sequence ATGCGCCCATTGCTGGCACTCAGTACGGTTATCGATCAGCTTAATGAGAAATTGGGCGGTATCTGTAATTGGCTCGTGCTCGCCGCCTGCGTGGTGAGCGCCGCCAACGCGATGATCCGCTACGCGTTCGGCTACAGCTCCAACGCCTGGCTCGAATTGCAGTGGTACATGTTCGCCGTCTTCGTGATGTTCGGCGCCTCCTATACTTTCAAAAAGAACGAGCATGTTCGCGTCGAAATTCTCTATCTCATGCTGTCCGAGCGCGGCCAACTCTGGCTCGACATGATCGGAACGCTGTTCTTCCTGATCCCGTCGTGCCTGTTGCTCAGCTATCTGTCCTGGCCGTTCTTCTATCAAGCCTACGAAGTGGGTGAGATTTCGAGCAATGCCGGCGGGCTGGTTCGCTGGCCGATCAAGCTCGTTGTTCCCGTGGGCTTCGTTTTCCTGGCGCTGCAAGGCGTCTCCGAAGTGATCAAGCGCATCGCTGCACTGAAGGGTTACGTCGTGATCGATGCGAAGTATGAGAGGCCGACCCAATGA
- the moaA gene encoding GTP 3',8-cyclase MoaA translates to MNASTQALSDSLFRPMIDPFGRTIRYLRVSVTDRCDLRCFYCMSEDMTFLPKADLLTLEELDRLCSAFVAKGVRKIRLTGGEPLVRRNVMSLVRSLSRHLTTGALDELTLTTNGSQLARFAQELADCGVRRVNVSLDTLDPVKFRAITRWGDIDKVLSGIEAARSAGLAVKINAVALKNMNEDEIPALMQWAHGKAMGLTLIEVMPMGDIGEGRIDQYVPLSLLRARLEKHYTLTDLADDTGGPARYVRVAETGGKLGFITPMTHNFCESCNRVRITCTGTLHTCLGHEDASDLRRPLRASDDNELLSAAIDRAIGLKPKGHDFIIDRRHNRPSVSRHMSVTGG, encoded by the coding sequence ATGAACGCATCCACGCAGGCGCTTTCTGACTCGCTGTTTCGTCCGATGATCGATCCGTTCGGCCGGACGATCCGCTATCTGCGCGTCTCCGTCACCGACCGCTGCGACCTGCGCTGCTTCTACTGCATGTCGGAGGACATGACCTTCCTGCCGAAGGCCGATCTCCTGACGCTGGAAGAGCTCGACCGGCTCTGCTCGGCGTTCGTCGCCAAGGGCGTGCGCAAGATCCGCCTCACCGGCGGCGAGCCGCTGGTCCGCCGCAACGTGATGAGCCTGGTGCGCTCGCTGTCGCGCCATCTGACGACGGGCGCGCTCGACGAATTGACGCTGACCACCAACGGCTCGCAGCTCGCCCGCTTCGCCCAGGAGCTGGCCGATTGCGGCGTGCGCCGCGTCAACGTCTCGCTCGACACGCTCGACCCCGTAAAATTCCGGGCCATCACCCGCTGGGGCGACATCGACAAGGTGCTGTCGGGCATCGAGGCGGCGCGATCGGCGGGGCTCGCGGTCAAGATCAACGCGGTCGCGCTGAAGAACATGAACGAGGACGAGATTCCCGCGCTGATGCAATGGGCACACGGCAAGGCAATGGGCCTGACCTTGATCGAGGTGATGCCGATGGGCGACATCGGCGAAGGCCGCATCGATCAGTACGTGCCGCTGTCGCTGCTGCGCGCCCGGCTCGAGAAGCACTACACGCTGACCGATCTCGCCGACGACACCGGCGGCCCGGCCCGCTATGTCCGGGTCGCCGAGACCGGCGGCAAGCTCGGCTTCATCACGCCGATGACCCATAATTTCTGCGAATCCTGCAACCGGGTGCGGATCACCTGCACCGGCACGCTGCACACCTGCCTCGGCCACGAGGACGCCTCCGACCTGCGCCGGCCGCTGCGCGCCTCCGACGACAACGAGCTGCTGTCGGCGGCGATCGACCGCGCCATCGGCCTGAAGCCGAAGGGGCACGATTTCATCATCGACCGTCGCCATAATCGTCCGAGCGTCAGCCGCCATATGAGCGTGACCGGCGGCTAG